From Woronichinia naegeliana WA131, the proteins below share one genomic window:
- a CDS encoding CHAT domain-containing protein: MSVMKFNFPPAPMTYSSKVLIVGILLLAGGLSPLVTATEAVIAQTTVAQSSTTDPVIQTQNQSPPKSTDPNRIAAEKAEAEARKLLQEDAPLATQVIPKWIEALKYWQLTGDRLEVAKRLDVIAKFYWLRGEYPKALEYAQQAASACEALNDRVCKGLAVTSLSLIYKEIGQYQKAIDYFQQLPSLFPDTPEMTSSALTSIGQSYGELGQNQKAFDYYNQALSFWRTRGDVVEQARRLDFIASFYLVNLGENQKAIDSLKQANALDPEYNRKIADLNYDLLSTFSCSDQIATLQKPPSPEPSANVPNSPESASEPATNNIESFQQSVQKYRKQENIRAEAQFLRLLGLEYVRVGQYPQALDTYQQELKLWQFMGAKPEEARVLEDIASILNDQGKKQEAINTLNQSLEIRRQLNILPSEANTLSTLGRIYLSLGAYDSSLDTYQKALSIFRDTGMRSDEITALQDMGSVYKKLKNYPEALKLYQQAFLIAETTGNCLHAAQSKYRISQVYLDTGKDQQAIISSHETLAIAEKIDLIEMKFVTQAKINNVLAKAKLKQENYPEALEYAQKAQSLAQQSQYRTLEAAMFTSLAEVYVALKQPQKAIQTYRDQLALYQALSWQPEKSQTLYDLAKLERKEGDLKAALSSISEAIDIVENIRQEIVNPELKTSFFATKQDYYALKIDILMDLHQQDPTQGYNAQAFDTSERSRARTLLELLNESNADIRQGVDPKLVDQENALKDKTTALEKQWSELINKNPTEQQKAFFQQERKNLLAQYQAIQDTIRAKSPKYAALKYPQPLTLAQVQQQILDPDTALLQYSLGEEKSYLWIITKNGFTSHILPAQKEIETAARELLNAIQYGKDDTANISQAANQLSQLVLTPAAQLKQKRLVIVPDGVLSYVPFATLTLNDKPLINQYELVNLPSSSSIALIRQETQNRKPAPKTLAILADPIFSADDPRLKTPQKQPISPTNPDLNQLALNRVTKTLKKSRAVGDNNQFTRLPGTRQEAQAILALLPKTETAAAFDDRASLNLAINPQLSQYRIIHLATHGVFNGEEPTDSGIILSLVDAKGTPINGFLRLNEIFNLNLPAELVVLSACETGLGQEIKGEGLVGLTRGFMYAGTPRVLVSLWQVDDQATAELMTRFYKLVLEKKLPPAQALREAQLQMQKETEWKSPYYWSAFVLQGEWR; this comes from the coding sequence ATGTCGGTTATGAAGTTTAACTTCCCTCCTGCTCCTATGACTTATTCTTCTAAAGTTTTGATAGTTGGCATTTTGTTGCTTGCTGGGGGACTGTCTCCCCTAGTAACGGCAACAGAAGCGGTCATTGCCCAAACAACTGTTGCTCAATCCTCCACGACAGATCCAGTAATACAAACTCAAAACCAATCTCCTCCAAAAAGCACCGACCCTAACCGTATTGCGGCAGAGAAAGCAGAAGCAGAAGCCAGAAAATTACTGCAAGAAGACGCGCCCCTTGCGACCCAGGTGATTCCCAAATGGATTGAAGCGTTAAAGTACTGGCAATTAACGGGCGATCGCCTTGAGGTAGCAAAAAGACTCGATGTCATCGCTAAATTCTACTGGTTGCGAGGAGAATATCCAAAAGCATTAGAGTATGCCCAGCAAGCGGCATCGGCTTGTGAAGCATTGAATGATCGAGTATGTAAGGGACTCGCCGTTACTTCCTTGTCTTTAATTTATAAGGAGATAGGGCAATATCAGAAGGCGATCGATTATTTTCAACAACTTCCTTCATTATTTCCTGATACTCCCGAAATGACATCGAGTGCCTTAACAAGCATTGGACAGAGTTATGGTGAATTAGGACAAAACCAGAAAGCATTTGATTACTATAACCAAGCCCTTTCTTTCTGGCGAACCAGAGGTGATGTTGTTGAACAAGCTAGAAGACTTGACTTTATTGCCTCTTTTTATCTTGTTAACTTGGGAGAAAACCAAAAAGCCATAGATTCTCTAAAACAAGCTAACGCGCTCGATCCTGAATATAATAGAAAGATTGCTGACCTAAATTACGATTTATTGTCAACATTTAGCTGTTCTGATCAAATTGCAACATTGCAAAAACCACCTTCCCCAGAACCATCGGCTAATGTACCGAATTCACCTGAATCTGCTTCTGAACCTGCTACTAACAATATCGAAAGCTTCCAACAATCTGTCCAAAAATATCGCAAGCAAGAAAATATCAGGGCAGAAGCTCAATTTTTAAGGTTACTAGGCTTGGAGTATGTCAGAGTCGGACAATATCCCCAGGCTCTTGATACTTATCAACAAGAATTAAAACTTTGGCAATTCATGGGAGCTAAACCAGAAGAAGCAAGAGTCTTAGAAGACATTGCCTCTATTCTCAATGATCAAGGGAAAAAGCAAGAGGCAATTAATACCTTAAATCAATCTTTAGAGATTCGACGACAGCTTAATATCCTCCCTAGCGAAGCCAATACCTTATCAACCCTTGGCCGCATCTACCTCTCTCTGGGAGCCTATGATTCTAGTCTCGACACCTATCAGAAAGCCTTGTCTATTTTTCGGGATACAGGTATGAGATCTGATGAAATTACCGCCCTACAAGACATGGGATCTGTTTACAAAAAGTTAAAAAATTATCCCGAAGCCCTAAAACTCTATCAGCAAGCTTTTTTGATCGCTGAAACGACTGGCAATTGCCTACACGCCGCTCAATCTAAATACCGTATCAGTCAAGTTTATCTAGATACAGGCAAGGATCAGCAGGCGATCATCAGTAGTCATGAAACATTGGCGATCGCTGAGAAAATAGATTTGATTGAAATGAAGTTCGTTACCCAAGCCAAAATTAACAATGTTCTTGCTAAAGCTAAATTAAAGCAGGAAAATTATCCTGAAGCCCTCGAATATGCCCAAAAAGCCCAAAGCCTAGCTCAACAATCTCAGTATCGGACATTAGAAGCCGCTATGTTCACGAGTCTTGCTGAAGTCTATGTCGCTCTCAAACAACCCCAAAAAGCGATCCAAACCTATCGAGATCAACTTGCTCTCTACCAAGCCCTTAGTTGGCAACCAGAGAAATCGCAAACCCTCTACGATCTGGCTAAATTAGAACGAAAAGAGGGCGATCTAAAAGCCGCCTTAAGCTCCATCAGTGAAGCCATAGATATTGTTGAAAATATTCGTCAAGAGATTGTCAATCCCGAACTGAAAACTAGCTTTTTTGCCACCAAACAAGATTACTATGCCTTAAAAATTGATATTTTGATGGATTTACACCAACAAGATCCTACCCAAGGCTATAACGCCCAAGCTTTTGATACCAGTGAACGTAGTCGTGCTAGAACACTGCTGGAACTGCTCAACGAATCCAATGCCGATATTCGCCAAGGTGTTGATCCCAAACTGGTAGATCAAGAAAATGCTCTTAAAGATAAAACTACCGCCCTTGAAAAACAATGGAGCGAGCTTATTAATAAAAATCCTACCGAGCAACAAAAAGCCTTTTTTCAACAAGAACGCAAGAATTTACTGGCCCAATATCAGGCAATTCAAGATACAATCCGTGCCAAATCCCCCAAATACGCCGCCCTTAAATATCCCCAACCTCTGACCCTAGCCCAAGTCCAACAGCAAATTCTCGATCCCGACACCGCCCTTCTGCAATATTCCCTCGGCGAAGAGAAAAGCTACCTCTGGATCATCACCAAAAACGGATTCACCTCCCACATTCTCCCCGCCCAAAAAGAAATCGAAACCGCCGCACGAGAACTCCTGAATGCCATTCAATACGGCAAAGATGACACAGCCAATATTAGCCAAGCCGCCAACCAACTCAGCCAACTTGTCCTCACTCCCGCCGCTCAATTGAAGCAAAAACGTTTAGTTATCGTTCCCGATGGCGTGCTGAGTTACGTCCCCTTTGCTACCCTCACCCTTAACGATAAACCCCTGATTAACCAATATGAACTGGTTAACCTGCCCTCCAGTTCCAGTATTGCCCTGATTCGCCAAGAAACCCAAAACCGCAAACCCGCCCCCAAAACCTTGGCCATCCTCGCCGACCCCATTTTTAGTGCAGACGATCCACGCCTCAAAACTCCTCAAAAACAACCCATTTCCCCAACCAACCCCGACCTAAACCAATTAGCCCTCAACCGTGTCACAAAAACGCTTAAAAAAAGCCGTGCAGTAGGAGACAATAACCAATTTACGCGACTTCCTGGTACTCGCCAAGAAGCCCAAGCTATCCTCGCCCTACTCCCCAAAACCGAAACTGCCGCCGCCTTCGACGACCGAGCCAGCCTTAATTTGGCCATCAATCCCCAACTCAGCCAATATCGCATCATCCATCTAGCGACTCACGGCGTTTTTAATGGAGAAGAACCCACCGATTCTGGCATCATTCTCTCCTTAGTAGATGCCAAAGGAACACCGATCAATGGCTTCCTACGGCTTAACGAAATCTTTAACCTTAATTTACCTGCGGAATTAGTGGTACTGAGTGCCTGCGAAACTGGCCTAGGCCAAGAAATCAAAGGGGAAGGCTTAGTAGGACTGACCAGAGGCTTTATGTATGCAGGTACACCAAGAGTATTAGTTAGCCTCTGGCAAGTAGATGACCAAGCAACGGCAGAATTGATGACCCGATTTTATAAGTTAGTTTTAGAGAAAAAACTTCCTCCCGCCCAAGCTCTACGGGAAGCACAATTGCAAATGCAAAAAGAAACTGAGTGGAAATCTCCTTATTACTGGTCTGCCTTTGTTCTTCAGGGGGAATGGCGTTAG
- a CDS encoding HNH endonuclease encodes MARPYIPIEVERRVRAKARYRCGYCLSPQHLVMARLEIEHIIPLAKKGSSDESNLWLACPLCNRYKSDKTTGIDPETGERVPLFNPATQIWSKHFRWAEDGIIIVGLTSIGRATVSALHLSDDADALIVRSYWVQAGWHPPSD; translated from the coding sequence ATGGCACGTCCCTATATCCCAATTGAAGTTGAGCGTCGGGTTCGCGCTAAAGCTCGTTATCGCTGCGGTTATTGTTTGAGTCCTCAGCACTTGGTGATGGCTCGTTTGGAGATTGAACACATCATTCCGCTTGCCAAAAAAGGGAGTAGTGATGAGTCTAATTTATGGTTGGCTTGTCCTTTGTGTAATCGTTACAAAAGCGACAAAACGACGGGCATTGACCCTGAAACTGGTGAAAGAGTCCCACTTTTTAATCCAGCGACTCAAATTTGGTCTAAACACTTCCGATGGGCTGAAGACGGTATTATTATTGTTGGGTTGACATCCATTGGTAGGGCAACTGTTTCTGCACTTCATCTGAGTGATGATGCAGACGCTTTGATAGTTCGTAGCTATTGGGTGCAGGCTGGCTGGCATCCTCCGAGTGATTAG
- a CDS encoding DUF5615 family PIN-like protein, giving the protein MSNVFIRLYLDEDVNVMIADLLKARGFDSLTVRDAGRLSASDEEQLAYAVSQKRTLVTHNRTDFEELTQIYFNTEQMHYGVIFAVRRPPQEIAQRLLVVVNQVTADEMENHVRYI; this is encoded by the coding sequence ATGAGTAATGTTTTTATCCGTCTATATCTTGATGAGGATGTCAATGTGATGATAGCAGACTTATTAAAAGCTAGGGGGTTTGATAGTCTTACGGTAAGGGATGCGGGAAGACTTTCGGCGAGTGATGAAGAGCAGCTTGCTTATGCTGTTAGCCAAAAAAGAACATTGGTTACGCACAATCGAACTGACTTTGAAGAACTAACGCAAATTTATTTTAATACTGAGCAAATGCACTATGGTGTTATTTTCGCTGTCCGTCGTCCGCCCCAAGAAATTGCACAACGATTATTGGTTGTTGTAAATCAAGTGACAGCAGATGAGATGGAAAACCATGTTCGGTATATTTGA
- a CDS encoding DUF433 domain-containing protein: MDLKFSYGVKTAMVQVTEHLYIVRDDRILKGEPIIKGTRTPVRAIVETWRTGIAPEEIPTGMPHLTLAQVFDALSYYSDHQNEINNYIEFNCIPDELIDPLVKDL, encoded by the coding sequence TTGGATTTAAAGTTTTCCTATGGGGTAAAAACAGCGATGGTTCAAGTAACAGAACATCTTTATATTGTTAGAGATGATCGCATTCTTAAAGGGGAGCCGATTATTAAGGGAACCCGCACACCTGTCAGGGCGATTGTTGAGACCTGGCGTACAGGTATTGCCCCTGAAGAAATACCTACGGGGATGCCTCATTTAACATTGGCACAAGTATTTGATGCGTTAAGTTACTATAGTGACCATCAGAATGAGATTAATAATTACATCGAATTTAACTGCATTCCTGATGAATTGATTGATCCATTGGTCAAAGATTTATGA
- a CDS encoding tetratricopeptide repeat protein, which translates to MIPKKQLVASVLIAGGIVIGLSELSLSESTGINILIVNKGEVKIKKENWKAFQKASTGSLLRPNDYLQMGSNASAFLLCSNTERWQPTAGKQFRVSEGCPRGTASRPRKVARGQTRGQNALTPYIISPRNTELLSDRPLLKWNPVKGATRYQVQLEGGGLDWQTETKETQVLYGGQEPLKSGVKYLLTVTTDKGVSSRQEVGANLMFGLMATEKAKVVEEEATSLKKQGLSPEVETLSLAYLYEGNNLKAEAIALLQPLSQQKSQNRVVYSLLGDLLLQTGLNQQAQQAYQQALALAQKSGDQEGEAEAQSGLGEASFGLGKKEEALSWLKKAQASYAVLGDESQVKLLAQRIEEIQKRLKNS; encoded by the coding sequence ATGATACCCAAAAAACAGTTAGTCGCATCCGTATTGATTGCAGGTGGGATAGTCATCGGTTTGTCTGAATTGAGTTTAAGCGAATCAACGGGCATTAATATTTTAATCGTCAATAAAGGCGAAGTCAAAATTAAGAAGGAGAACTGGAAAGCTTTCCAAAAAGCTAGTACTGGTTCGCTTTTACGTCCCAATGACTACTTACAAATGGGTTCAAATGCCTCTGCATTTCTCTTGTGTAGTAACACAGAACGCTGGCAACCCACTGCGGGTAAACAATTTAGAGTCTCTGAGGGTTGTCCGAGGGGAACCGCTTCCCGTCCCCGTAAGGTTGCTCGTGGCCAAACCCGTGGGCAAAATGCGCTGACTCCTTACATTATCAGTCCTCGCAATACGGAGCTTTTAAGCGATCGCCCTTTGTTAAAGTGGAATCCTGTGAAGGGAGCAACTCGTTATCAGGTGCAGTTAGAGGGCGGCGGCTTAGATTGGCAAACAGAAACTAAGGAGACCCAGGTACTTTATGGAGGGCAAGAACCCTTGAAGTCGGGAGTAAAGTATTTGTTGACGGTAACGACGGATAAGGGGGTATCGTCTAGGCAGGAAGTAGGGGCCAATTTGATGTTTGGGCTGATGGCTACGGAGAAGGCAAAGGTTGTTGAGGAGGAGGCGACGAGTCTTAAAAAACAGGGTTTGTCTCCAGAAGTGGAAACTTTGTCCCTAGCCTATCTCTATGAAGGGAATAACCTTAAGGCAGAAGCGATCGCCCTTTTGCAGCCTCTCAGTCAACAGAAAAGCCAAAATCGGGTGGTTTATAGCTTATTGGGGGATTTGTTGCTACAGACGGGTTTAAATCAACAGGCCCAGCAGGCTTACCAGCAGGCCTTAGCCCTTGCCCAAAAATCGGGAGATCAAGAGGGTGAAGCGGAAGCTCAATCGGGGTTAGGAGAGGCCAGTTTTGGACTAGGGAAGAAGGAGGAGGCTCTTTCTTGGTTGAAAAAGGCTCAGGCTAGTTATGCTGTTTTGGGGGATGAGTCCCAGGTGAAGCTATTGGCACAACGGATCGAGGAAATTCAAAAACGGTTAAAAAACAGTTAA
- a CDS encoding tetratricopeptide repeat protein yields MSSPESSLLDTALSDYESVLSSWQNSETPNGEQAVNILTARDKVQKALGAENPVTANLLERLVVLDNRLQENAALISQILDLATYRNSLSVTPQEWWWNLDSTVESDSSDKFAWLWKGARLSVWTMNLGLLGTLATRFFSGASGLTEVLTIALPSILVLLQANNELTSSGQEGFNRLFNRLKIPPYLYEQAKFIPTASLFGFLLIIWFLQPQFSQEINREGRRAEEKGQLTNAERNYLKAIALDGNNLDATYNLGNLYEELQNFDNARKYYIIAAKGGVPDAYNNLARLYILENKYSEAVLLLKDGLALMEQKEQQEANVSNDLNAVKYSMFKNLGWAKLKQANYQEAQGFLDTAIGIARIPEIQSYILNPGAANCLLAQVLEAQKSSGAVEQWRQCYDLVNKRLAARNVRNAEEETWFSLAKQKLNLEKKSTP; encoded by the coding sequence ATGTCTTCCCCTGAGTCTTCACTTTTAGATACTGCTTTGAGCGATTATGAATCGGTGTTGAGTAGTTGGCAAAATAGCGAAACGCCTAATGGTGAGCAGGCAGTCAATATTTTAACCGCGAGAGACAAAGTTCAAAAAGCTTTAGGGGCTGAAAACCCAGTAACAGCAAATCTTTTAGAAAGATTAGTGGTATTAGACAATCGACTCCAAGAAAATGCGGCTTTAATCTCCCAAATTTTGGATTTAGCGACCTATCGCAATTCTCTTTCTGTCACGCCCCAGGAATGGTGGTGGAACCTAGATTCGACGGTTGAATCTGACTCTTCCGACAAATTTGCTTGGTTATGGAAGGGGGCAAGGCTGAGCGTATGGACAATGAATTTAGGTTTATTGGGAACTTTAGCAACTCGCTTTTTTAGCGGTGCTTCTGGATTAACCGAGGTATTAACCATTGCCTTGCCAAGTATTTTAGTTTTATTGCAGGCAAATAACGAATTAACTTCTTCGGGTCAAGAAGGGTTTAACCGACTGTTCAATCGGCTCAAAATTCCGCCCTATCTCTATGAGCAGGCAAAATTTATTCCTACGGCCTCTTTATTTGGCTTTTTACTAATTATTTGGTTTCTACAACCTCAATTTTCTCAAGAAATTAATCGAGAAGGCCGTCGAGCGGAAGAAAAAGGTCAGTTAACAAATGCAGAGCGAAATTATTTAAAGGCGATCGCCTTAGATGGTAATAATTTGGATGCGACGTATAATCTAGGAAATCTTTATGAAGAATTGCAAAATTTTGACAATGCCCGTAAATATTACATCATTGCAGCTAAGGGAGGTGTTCCCGATGCTTATAATAATTTAGCACGTTTGTATATTTTAGAAAATAAATACTCAGAGGCTGTTCTGTTATTAAAAGATGGTTTGGCATTGATGGAGCAAAAAGAACAACAAGAAGCAAATGTATCTAATGACTTAAATGCTGTTAAATATAGTATGTTCAAAAATTTAGGCTGGGCGAAACTTAAGCAAGCAAACTATCAAGAAGCTCAGGGATTTTTAGATACGGCGATCGGTATTGCTCGTATTCCAGAAATTCAGTCCTATATTCTCAATCCAGGGGCGGCTAATTGTCTCTTGGCCCAAGTCCTAGAGGCACAAAAATCATCGGGCGCAGTTGAACAGTGGCGACAATGCTATGATTTAGTCAATAAGCGGTTAGCAGCCAGAAATGTTCGTAACGCTGAGGAGGAAACCTGGTTTTCCCTCGCTAAACAAAAATTAAATCTCGAAAAAAAATCTACTCCATGA
- a CDS encoding DUF29 domain-containing protein: MDCLEKQQFNRLDTQHLIEELTDLGHSDRKALESNLMILIAHLLKLKIQNNVPEAMKGSWYDSVVEHRQRIYKSLRDTPSLKNHLETAIQSAYPDARKVAIKAGKLARFWVSIPPETAYPMTCPFTSEQLLDEDFMGV; this comes from the coding sequence ATTGACTGTTTAGAGAAGCAACAATTTAACCGTTTAGATACTCAACATTTAATTGAGGAGTTGACGGATTTGGGACACTCAGATAGAAAAGCATTAGAAAGTAACTTAATGATTCTGATCGCCCATTTATTAAAGCTAAAAATCCAAAACAATGTTCCCGAAGCAATGAAAGGCAGTTGGTATGATTCAGTAGTCGAACATCGTCAACGGATTTATAAAAGTTTGCGAGATACCCCCTCTTTAAAAAATCACCTAGAAACCGCTATTCAATCAGCTTATCCTGATGCCAGAAAAGTAGCGATTAAGGCGGGAAAACTGGCAAGGTTTTGGGTTTCCATTCCGCCCGAAACTGCCTATCCGATGACTTGTCCCTTTACATCAGAACAACTCTTAGATGAGGATTTTATGGGAGTATAA
- a CDS encoding GxxExxY protein produces MAIEQPIYYKDLPEPIGDRQADFIVEDKILKESPS; encoded by the coding sequence TTGGCGATAGAACAACCCATTTATTACAAAGACTTACCCGAACCCATTGGTGATCGCCAGGCTGATTTCATTGTAGAAGATAAAATTTTAAAAGAATCACCCAGTTAA
- a CDS encoding IS1 family transposase — MSILKKSSMEVLNDVGLCQEKEDALFQKNCPHCYSENVKIHSHYQTKGNGERKMFICQECGSCFAETYGSVIAGLETPLSEIVKVLKARMEGIGLNAAARVFGYAKTTILNWEKKLSGLQETLFLYALMNEFVKLVIEGDELYTKVGKNKEASASEGWTIVLMDRASRFIWHLKCGRKEQKLFLEAMITIAELFERSAESLQLFTDGEKRYSQLLFNICHEVLKTGKRGRPTKVLPKGLVVRLKNKSSKRRDSEGKLKKVETPKPEHPETTEKPEEKDVHANHVEAFNSAIRRYLAAFRRRTNTYAKSVVGLQRVLDIFWMVHNFVRSHFTTREVPAVALGIIEKGLTWEDLLQIRLIS; from the coding sequence ATGTCAATATTAAAGAAAAGCTCTATGGAAGTCCTAAATGATGTTGGCTTGTGCCAAGAGAAAGAGGATGCCTTATTTCAGAAAAACTGTCCTCATTGCTATAGTGAAAACGTAAAAATACATTCTCATTATCAAACGAAAGGTAACGGGGAACGTAAAATGTTCATCTGTCAAGAATGTGGTTCTTGTTTTGCTGAGACTTATGGTAGCGTAATCGCTGGCTTAGAAACCCCATTAAGTGAAATTGTAAAAGTATTAAAAGCCAGAATGGAAGGAATAGGATTAAATGCAGCAGCCCGAGTATTCGGCTACGCGAAAACAACAATATTGAATTGGGAAAAGAAATTATCAGGATTACAAGAGACATTATTTTTATACGCCTTAATGAATGAATTTGTTAAATTAGTAATAGAAGGGGATGAACTATACACAAAAGTTGGAAAAAATAAAGAAGCAAGTGCCTCTGAGGGGTGGACAATCGTGCTCATGGACAGGGCTAGCCGCTTTATTTGGCATTTAAAATGTGGTCGAAAAGAGCAGAAATTATTTCTAGAAGCAATGATAACAATAGCGGAATTATTTGAAAGGAGTGCAGAATCTCTCCAGTTATTTACAGATGGAGAAAAGCGATATAGTCAACTGCTATTTAATATTTGTCACGAAGTATTAAAGACTGGAAAGCGAGGTCGTCCCACCAAAGTATTACCGAAGGGTCTTGTGGTAAGACTAAAAAATAAGAGTAGTAAACGTCGAGATTCTGAGGGTAAACTAAAGAAAGTAGAAACTCCGAAACCAGAACATCCAGAGACAACAGAAAAACCAGAAGAAAAGGACGTCCATGCCAACCACGTTGAGGCATTTAATAGTGCTATCCGACGCTATTTAGCCGCCTTTCGTCGTCGTACAAATACTTATGCTAAATCTGTTGTGGGATTACAGCGAGTCCTAGATATTTTCTGGATGGTTCATAACTTTGTTCGCAGCCATTTTACGACTAGAGAAGTTCCTGCTGTAGCTCTCGGTATAATTGAAAAAGGGTTAACTTGGGAGGACTTACTCCAAATTCGCCTGATTTCTTGA
- a CDS encoding ISAs1 family transposase, translated as MAKGFGARVLTPQQEKEVKIIKRSILKHFQCLKEPRTGRRQDHNLTAIVTIGILAVLSGADGFVAIEAYGKAKREWLEMFLELPKGIPSHDTFGRVFGMLETEELEKSFLSWISSLTEKMDIELIQIDGKTKRGSYDREKGLNALHSISAWSSERGLMLAQKKVDSKSNEIKAVPLLLKLLNIKGAVVTLDAMGTQTEIAKQIKQGEGDYVLALKGNQGKLNKQVRDWFKQAVAQNWQGIEYSYHEKTEKGHYRLETRQVWTVSINQLSALHRQNQWVGLATAVMVKSKTQFGHKTTETFRYYISSLPTDAERHSHVIRSHWSIENSLHWVLDVTFNEDASRVRQGNAADNLGLLRRLSINLLKHEPSQKSLKMKRYLAAMDNNFLLQVLAASSRE; from the coding sequence ATGGCAAAAGGCTTCGGCGCAAGAGTTCTAACCCCACAACAAGAAAAAGAAGTCAAAATTATCAAAAGAAGCATACTGAAACATTTTCAGTGCCTAAAAGAACCGAGAACAGGGAGAAGGCAAGACCATAACTTAACAGCAATTGTCACCATAGGAATATTGGCAGTATTGTCAGGGGCAGATGGCTTTGTAGCAATTGAAGCCTATGGCAAAGCCAAACGAGAATGGCTAGAAATGTTTCTAGAGTTACCAAAGGGAATTCCCTCTCACGATACCTTTGGAAGAGTATTTGGAATGTTGGAAACAGAAGAACTAGAAAAAAGTTTTCTGAGCTGGATAAGCAGTCTAACGGAGAAAATGGACATAGAGCTGATACAGATAGATGGAAAAACGAAAAGAGGTTCTTATGATAGGGAAAAAGGACTAAATGCGTTACACAGCATAAGTGCGTGGAGTAGTGAGCGGGGACTGATGTTAGCGCAAAAGAAAGTAGATAGTAAATCTAATGAAATAAAAGCAGTCCCCTTGTTACTGAAGTTACTTAACATCAAGGGGGCAGTAGTAACCCTAGATGCAATGGGAACGCAGACAGAAATCGCAAAACAAATAAAGCAAGGTGAAGGTGACTATGTATTGGCTCTCAAAGGAAATCAGGGCAAACTTAATAAACAAGTTAGGGATTGGTTTAAACAAGCGGTCGCTCAGAACTGGCAAGGAATTGAATACAGTTATCATGAGAAGACAGAAAAAGGACATTACCGTTTAGAAACTCGTCAAGTCTGGACAGTGTCAATCAATCAGCTTTCCGCATTGCATCGCCAAAATCAGTGGGTCGGTTTAGCAACTGCTGTGATGGTTAAAAGTAAAACTCAATTCGGTCATAAAACAACAGAGACGTTTCGCTATTATATTAGCAGTCTTCCTACGGATGCCGAACGTCATAGCCATGTGATTCGTTCTCACTGGAGTATTGAAAATAGTCTGCATTGGGTTTTAGATGTCACTTTTAATGAGGATGCGAGTCGAGTGCGTCAAGGTAATGCGGCTGATAATTTGGGCTTGCTCCGTCGTTTAAGTATTAATTTGCTTAAACATGAGCCATCTCAAAAAAGCTTGAAGATGAAGCGTTATTTGGCGGCGATGGACAACAATTTTCTTCTACAGGTTTTAGCAGCTAGTTCACGGGAGTGA